The Streptomyces cynarae genome contains a region encoding:
- a CDS encoding class I adenylate-forming enzyme family protein — protein MTASRYAAKPWLTLLNDAQRAPVSPADSLPHALREVPAHRTALAYFDGRISYAELDALTDSVAGFLASRGLERGDRVAILLQNSPHFVLALLGAWKAGATVVPVNPMYKSGEVTHVLKDAEVTALVCSDRAWESYLRDTAAASPVRIVVTACERDLQTRDDARVLTFERLEQAADADDLVTVARQGHKAPEGRDVGPSDIALISYTSGTSGTPKGATNTHGNIMYNAERQRTGLGLPEAPVYFALAPLFHITGMVCELVACLTSGGTLVLAYRFEPGVVLDAFAEHRPHYTVGPSTAFMALAAHPAVTPDHFSSFRVISSGGAPLPPALVEKFRAGFGPYIRNGYGLTECTAPCASVPPGQEAPVDPVSGTLAVGVPGPDTVVRIVDDRGEEVPFGEQGEIVVRGPQVVPGYWRRPEATAETFPDGELRTGDIGFMDERGWLYVVDRKKDMINASGFKVWPREVEDVLYTHPAVREAAVVGVPDGYRGETVKAYISLRPGAETDPDALAAYCKERLAAYKYPRQVEILPELPKTASGKILRRELRTRTQTPQ, from the coding sequence GTGACCGCCTCCCGCTATGCCGCCAAGCCCTGGCTCACCCTGCTCAACGATGCCCAGCGCGCCCCGGTCAGCCCCGCCGACTCGCTCCCGCACGCCCTGCGCGAGGTGCCCGCGCACCGAACCGCCCTGGCCTACTTCGACGGCCGGATCAGCTACGCCGAACTGGACGCGCTGACCGACTCCGTCGCCGGGTTCCTCGCCTCGCGCGGTCTGGAGCGCGGCGACCGGGTCGCGATCCTGCTGCAGAACTCCCCGCACTTCGTGCTGGCCCTGCTCGGCGCCTGGAAGGCCGGCGCCACCGTCGTGCCCGTCAACCCCATGTACAAGTCGGGGGAGGTCACGCACGTCCTGAAGGACGCCGAGGTGACCGCCCTGGTGTGCTCCGACCGCGCCTGGGAGTCGTACCTGCGGGACACGGCCGCCGCATCGCCCGTGCGGATCGTGGTGACCGCCTGCGAGCGGGACCTCCAGACCCGTGACGACGCACGTGTGCTCACCTTCGAGCGGCTGGAGCAGGCCGCCGACGCCGACGACCTGGTCACCGTCGCCCGGCAGGGCCACAAGGCCCCCGAGGGCCGCGACGTGGGCCCGTCCGACATCGCCCTGATCAGCTACACCTCCGGCACCAGCGGCACGCCCAAGGGCGCCACCAACACGCACGGCAACATCATGTACAACGCCGAGCGGCAGCGCACGGGCCTCGGCCTGCCCGAGGCACCCGTCTACTTCGCGCTGGCACCGCTGTTCCACATCACGGGGATGGTGTGTGAGCTGGTGGCCTGTCTCACCAGCGGCGGCACGCTCGTCCTCGCCTACCGGTTCGAGCCGGGCGTCGTCCTGGACGCGTTCGCCGAGCACCGCCCGCACTACACCGTCGGCCCCTCCACCGCCTTCATGGCGCTCGCCGCCCACCCCGCCGTCACCCCGGACCACTTCTCCTCCTTCCGGGTCATCTCCTCCGGCGGCGCGCCGCTGCCGCCGGCCCTGGTGGAGAAGTTCCGGGCCGGCTTCGGGCCGTACATCCGCAACGGCTACGGCCTGACCGAGTGCACCGCACCCTGCGCCTCCGTCCCGCCCGGTCAGGAGGCCCCCGTGGACCCGGTCTCCGGGACCCTGGCGGTCGGTGTGCCCGGGCCGGACACGGTCGTCCGCATCGTCGACGACAGGGGCGAGGAGGTGCCGTTCGGCGAACAGGGCGAGATCGTCGTCCGTGGCCCCCAGGTCGTGCCCGGCTACTGGCGGCGGCCCGAGGCCACCGCCGAGACCTTCCCGGACGGTGAGCTGCGCACCGGCGACATCGGGTTCATGGACGAGCGGGGCTGGCTGTACGTCGTGGACCGCAAGAAGGACATGATCAACGCGTCCGGCTTCAAGGTGTGGCCGCGCGAGGTGGAGGACGTCCTCTACACGCACCCGGCGGTGCGCGAGGCGGCCGTCGTGGGGGTGCCGGACGGGTACCGCGGCGAGACCGTCAAGGCGTACATCAGCCTGCGCCCGGGTGCCGAGACGGACCCCGACGCGCTCGCGGCGTACTGCAAGGAGAGACTGGCGGCCTACAAGTACCCGCGCCAGGTGGAGATCCTGCCCGAGCTGCCGAAGACGGCGAGTGGCAAGATCCTGCGTCGGGAGCTGCGTACCCGCACGCAGACGCCCCAGTAG
- a CDS encoding SDR family oxidoreductase, whose amino-acid sequence MVEAVQGAGVVVTGAGGGIGAALARRFAAEGARVVVNDLDAEKAKAVADGIGGIAVPGDASAIVSEARDALGGTIDVYCANAGLGSGGTEAADEEVWARAWDVNVMAHVRAARELLPAWLERGAGRFVSTVSAAGLLTMIGAAPYSVTKHGAYAFAEWLSLTYRHRGLKVHAICPQGVRTDMLTASGSAGDLVLAPTAIDPEDVADALFKGIEKDRFLILPHPEAAAYYQARATDPDRWLTSMNHIQQKWEAGR is encoded by the coding sequence ATGGTGGAAGCCGTGCAGGGTGCGGGAGTGGTCGTCACCGGAGCGGGAGGCGGCATCGGGGCCGCGCTGGCCCGCCGCTTCGCCGCCGAGGGGGCCCGGGTCGTCGTCAACGACCTGGACGCCGAGAAGGCCAAGGCCGTGGCCGACGGGATCGGCGGCATCGCCGTCCCGGGCGACGCGTCCGCGATCGTGTCCGAGGCGCGGGACGCCCTCGGCGGCACGATCGACGTCTACTGCGCCAACGCGGGCCTCGGCTCCGGCGGCACCGAGGCCGCCGACGAGGAGGTGTGGGCGCGGGCCTGGGACGTGAACGTGATGGCCCACGTCCGCGCCGCCCGCGAACTCCTGCCGGCCTGGCTGGAGCGCGGCGCCGGACGGTTCGTCTCGACGGTCTCCGCCGCCGGACTGCTCACCATGATCGGCGCCGCCCCCTACAGCGTCACCAAGCACGGCGCGTACGCCTTCGCCGAGTGGCTGTCCCTGACGTACCGCCACCGTGGCCTGAAGGTCCACGCGATCTGCCCCCAGGGCGTCCGCACCGACATGCTGACCGCCTCCGGCAGCGCAGGCGACCTGGTGCTGGCACCGACCGCGATCGACCCCGAGGACGTCGCCGACGCCCTGTTCAAGGGCATCGAGAAGGACCGGTTCCTCATCCTGCCGCACCCCGAGGCCGCCGCCTACTATCAGGCGCGCGCCACCGACCCGGACCGCTGGCTGACGAGCATGAACCACATCCAGCAGAAGTGGGAGGCCGGCCGGTGA
- a CDS encoding exo-beta-N-acetylmuramidase NamZ family protein, translated as MRLSRRGLLAATTAATVPFPAASRAGGGRRLRTGFERLAADGYAPLAGRRVGIVTNPTGVTRDVRHIVDVMHADPGVDLVAVFGPEHGFRGTAQAGGSEGRYDDPATGLPVYDTYLKSSRPLADIFTASGVDTVVFDIQDVGARFYTYIWTLYDCMEAAALAGKRFMVLDRPNPVTGRAALGPVLHREFATFVGRQPIAQAHGMTVAELARLFNGEFLTTPVPLDTVPMTGWRRSDFYDACGLPWVPPSPNMPTPDTALVYSGTCLFEGTNMSEGRGTTRPFELLGAEGVDGRWAAEAERLGLPGVHFREAYFAPTFSKFQGKTIGGVQIHVYDRAAYDPVRTGIALLVTAKKVWSGFAWRSDDWIDKLTGSARVRTMIDAGATADEVVAAWQDELAAFRRIRKEYLLYG; from the coding sequence ATGAGGCTGTCCAGACGAGGGCTGCTCGCCGCCACAACGGCGGCGACCGTGCCGTTCCCCGCAGCGTCCCGGGCCGGCGGCGGCAGGCGGCTGCGCACCGGTTTCGAACGGCTGGCGGCGGACGGCTACGCGCCGCTGGCGGGCCGCCGGGTCGGCATCGTGACCAATCCCACGGGTGTGACGAGGGACGTGCGCCACATCGTGGACGTGATGCACGCCGACCCCGGGGTGGACCTGGTCGCGGTCTTCGGCCCCGAGCACGGCTTCCGCGGCACCGCCCAGGCCGGTGGATCGGAGGGCCGCTACGACGACCCGGCAACCGGGCTTCCCGTCTACGACACGTACCTGAAGAGCAGCCGGCCGCTCGCCGACATCTTCACCGCGTCCGGTGTGGACACCGTCGTCTTCGACATCCAGGACGTGGGCGCCCGTTTCTACACCTACATCTGGACCCTCTACGACTGCATGGAGGCCGCCGCGCTCGCCGGCAAGCGGTTCATGGTCCTCGACCGGCCGAACCCGGTGACCGGACGCGCCGCCCTCGGCCCGGTCCTGCACAGGGAGTTCGCGACCTTCGTCGGCCGGCAGCCGATCGCACAGGCGCACGGGATGACGGTCGCGGAGCTGGCGCGGCTGTTCAACGGGGAGTTCCTGACCACGCCCGTCCCGCTCGACACCGTGCCGATGACCGGCTGGAGGCGGTCCGACTTCTACGACGCCTGCGGGCTGCCCTGGGTGCCGCCGAGCCCCAACATGCCGACACCCGACACCGCACTGGTGTACTCGGGGACGTGCCTGTTCGAGGGCACGAACATGTCCGAGGGACGCGGCACCACCCGCCCCTTCGAACTCCTCGGCGCGGAGGGCGTCGACGGCCGGTGGGCAGCGGAAGCGGAGCGACTGGGGCTGCCGGGCGTGCACTTCAGGGAGGCGTACTTCGCGCCCACCTTCTCCAAGTTCCAGGGGAAGACGATCGGTGGAGTGCAGATCCATGTGTACGACCGGGCCGCCTACGACCCCGTCCGCACCGGGATCGCGCTGCTCGTGACCGCCAAGAAGGTGTGGAGCGGTTTCGCCTGGCGCTCCGACGACTGGATCGACAAGCTCACGGGCTCCGCGCGGGTGCGCACTATGATCGACGCCGGCGCCACGGCCGACGAGGTGGTGGCCGCGTGGCAGGACGAGTTGGCCGCCTTCCGGCGGATCCGTAAGGAGTACCTGCTGTACGGATGA
- a CDS encoding serine-threonine protein kinase, with amino-acid sequence MAVPAVSVSPYWELTFDADGDVDGPERDRLLAEVTRRGVRDLLVFAHGWNNQRSGATRLYSSFFAPMPLIAPRARLGYVGVIWPSMMFADEPIPHFPPSVAAEVPAAPLLDKDSRHALHEVFPGRATVVEQLSRLLERHPDDGASLEEFGRLVRLLVEVRPQGPQASFAADTLTQGAPEDEPGMLTGDTAEVCRSFARALEQVQSVGGESPEGFSFTPKGMWDGARELLRQATYYAMKRRAGTVGERGLGQVVGQLAQAAPGVRVHLVGHSFGGRLVSFALRGLPEGVRTVKSVTLLQGAFSHYAFAARLPEDPHTSGVLDGQQNRVDGPVVCCYSHFDSALGTFYPLASRMADDDRSLTGDFTADFDIGRLLGPRWGAMGHDGVQAVDGTRSLTLADALGGGLPASGCVNVDACAVVCHGGPPTGAHSDIVHPELARVVLAAGRVG; translated from the coding sequence ATGGCGGTACCGGCAGTGAGTGTGAGTCCCTACTGGGAGCTGACCTTCGACGCGGACGGCGACGTCGACGGGCCGGAGCGGGACCGGCTGCTCGCGGAGGTGACGCGGCGGGGAGTACGCGACCTGCTGGTCTTCGCGCACGGCTGGAACAACCAGCGCTCCGGCGCCACTCGGCTCTACAGCAGCTTCTTCGCGCCGATGCCCTTGATCGCGCCCAGGGCCCGCCTCGGTTACGTGGGCGTCATCTGGCCGTCGATGATGTTCGCGGACGAGCCGATCCCCCATTTCCCGCCGTCTGTCGCGGCCGAGGTGCCGGCGGCTCCGCTGCTGGACAAGGACAGCCGCCACGCGCTGCACGAGGTGTTCCCCGGCCGTGCGACCGTGGTGGAGCAGCTCTCACGGCTGCTGGAGCGGCACCCGGACGACGGTGCCTCGCTGGAGGAGTTCGGGCGGCTGGTACGACTGCTGGTGGAGGTGCGGCCGCAGGGGCCGCAGGCCTCGTTCGCCGCGGACACCCTGACGCAGGGGGCGCCCGAGGACGAGCCCGGGATGCTGACCGGGGACACGGCCGAGGTGTGCCGGAGCTTCGCGCGGGCGCTGGAGCAGGTCCAGTCGGTCGGCGGGGAGTCCCCGGAAGGGTTCTCGTTCACGCCGAAGGGGATGTGGGACGGGGCGCGCGAGTTGCTCAGACAAGCCACGTACTACGCGATGAAGCGGCGCGCGGGGACGGTCGGCGAGCGGGGTCTCGGGCAGGTGGTCGGGCAGCTGGCGCAGGCGGCGCCGGGGGTGCGGGTGCACCTGGTCGGGCACAGTTTCGGCGGGCGGCTGGTGTCGTTCGCGCTGCGCGGGCTGCCGGAGGGGGTGCGCACCGTGAAGTCGGTGACGCTGCTGCAGGGCGCCTTCTCGCACTACGCCTTCGCGGCCCGGCTGCCGGAGGACCCGCATACGAGCGGGGTGCTGGACGGGCAGCAGAACCGGGTCGACGGCCCCGTGGTGTGCTGCTACTCCCACTTCGACTCGGCGCTCGGCACGTTCTACCCGCTGGCGTCCCGCATGGCGGACGACGACCGGTCGCTGACCGGGGACTTCACGGCGGACTTCGACATCGGCCGGCTGCTCGGCCCCCGGTGGGGCGCGATGGGGCACGACGGGGTCCAGGCGGTGGACGGTACGCGCAGCCTGACGCTCGCCGACGCGCTCGGTGGCGGACTGCCGGCGTCCGGCTGCGTCAACGTCGACGCCTGCGCGGTGGTCTGCCACGGCGGTCCGCCGACGGGGGCGCACAGCGACATCGTGCATCCGGAGCTGGCCCGGGTGGTGCTGGCGGCGGGCCGGGTGGGCTGA
- a CDS encoding penicillin acylase family protein has product MPRRTPRTALDRLRTPRRTPKFLKAASICVLIAGLLSPTAAATAQAATGTAEAAASNDYCGGQCSDILPPGENGNATLAQILLNQAFGTQPDHAEDQLGPYANLATGYSTLTDAKINNFFNDASFGVPSDQVASTEKPAGRGDVTIVRDKKTGVPHITGTTRYGTEFGAGYAAAEDRLWLMDVFRHVGRGQLTSFAGGAAANQGLEQEFWRNAPYTEADLQAQIDNAVAAAGDRGKQALADVNAYLAGVNAYIDASDSGRYFPGEYVLTGHKDSITNAGTIEHFKVTDLVALASVIGALFGSGGGGEVNNAISLLAAQSKYGVEEGTKVWESFRERNDPEAVLTVHNGESFPYATKPSSPQGEALPEAGSVTQEPLVYDRTGSAATSSATSASKTAATTALTSARRGMSNALVVSGKYTASGHPIAVFGPQTGYFAPQLLMLQEIQGPGISARGASFAGLSMYVELGRGQDYSWSATTSGQDIIDTYAVELCQDDYHYLYHGTCTAMDKIEQKNSWSPTTADSTPAGSYTMRVWRTKYGPVEYRATVGGKKVAYTTLRSSYLHEADSIIGFQMLNDPDYVKGPKDFQSAVQHINYTFNWFYADSQHTAYYNSGDNPVRASGVDAEFPVWAQAAYEWRDWDPATNTADYTLPSQHPNSVDQDYYISWNNKQAKDYTAAPWGEGSVHRGNLLEDRVRKLVAAGGVTRPALVKAMADAALADLRAEDVLPKLLKVVNSSTVTDSTAAAAVSKLQAWVTAGAKRTETSAGSKSYANADAIRILDAWWPLLVKAEFQPGLGSDLYTAFGNNLPIDESPSAAHGPTGSHAGSSFQYGWWSYVDKDIRAVLGESVQGPLAQKYCGGGSLSACRDILISTLKQAAGMTASQVYPGDDQCSAGDQWCADSIVQRTLGGIKHGRISWQNRPTFQQVVEYTSHR; this is encoded by the coding sequence ATGCCACGGCGCACCCCACGCACCGCCCTCGACAGACTGAGAACTCCTCGCAGAACCCCCAAGTTCCTCAAGGCCGCCTCGATATGCGTGCTCATCGCGGGGCTTTTGTCCCCGACCGCCGCGGCCACCGCCCAGGCGGCCACGGGCACCGCGGAGGCGGCCGCGTCGAACGACTACTGCGGCGGCCAGTGTTCGGACATCCTCCCGCCCGGCGAGAACGGCAATGCCACCCTCGCCCAGATCCTGCTCAACCAGGCCTTCGGCACCCAGCCCGACCACGCCGAGGACCAGCTCGGCCCCTACGCCAACCTGGCCACCGGCTACTCCACCCTCACCGACGCGAAGATCAACAACTTCTTCAACGACGCCTCGTTCGGCGTCCCGTCCGATCAAGTCGCCTCCACCGAGAAGCCCGCCGGTCGCGGCGACGTGACGATCGTCCGCGACAAGAAGACGGGCGTCCCGCACATCACCGGTACCACCAGGTACGGCACGGAGTTCGGCGCCGGGTATGCCGCGGCTGAGGACCGGCTGTGGCTGATGGACGTCTTCCGGCACGTGGGCCGCGGACAGCTCACCTCCTTCGCGGGCGGCGCCGCCGCCAATCAGGGGCTCGAGCAGGAGTTCTGGCGCAACGCGCCCTACACCGAGGCAGACCTCCAGGCGCAGATCGACAACGCGGTGGCCGCCGCCGGCGACCGCGGCAAGCAGGCCCTCGCCGACGTCAATGCCTATCTGGCCGGCGTCAACGCCTACATCGACGCCTCCGACAGCGGCCGCTACTTCCCCGGCGAGTACGTCCTGACCGGCCACAAGGACTCCATCACCAACGCCGGCACCATCGAGCACTTCAAGGTCACCGACCTGGTGGCACTCGCCTCCGTCATCGGCGCGCTCTTCGGCTCCGGCGGGGGCGGCGAGGTCAACAACGCGATCTCCCTGCTGGCCGCCCAGTCCAAGTACGGCGTGGAGGAGGGCACCAAGGTCTGGGAGTCCTTCCGCGAGCGCAACGACCCAGAGGCCGTCCTCACCGTCCACAACGGCGAGAGCTTCCCGTACGCGACCAAGCCGTCGAGCCCCCAGGGCGAGGCGCTGCCCGAGGCGGGCTCGGTGACCCAGGAACCGCTCGTCTACGACCGCACCGGGAGCGCGGCGACCTCGAGCGCGACGAGCGCGTCGAAGACCGCGGCCACCACCGCCCTGACCTCCGCCAGGCGCGGCATGTCCAACGCCCTCGTCGTGAGCGGCAAGTACACCGCGAGCGGCCACCCCATCGCCGTCTTCGGCCCGCAGACCGGCTACTTCGCACCCCAGCTCCTCATGCTCCAGGAGATCCAGGGGCCCGGCATCAGCGCCCGCGGCGCATCCTTCGCGGGCCTGAGCATGTACGTCGAACTGGGCCGCGGCCAGGACTACTCGTGGAGTGCGACCACCTCCGGCCAGGACATCATCGACACCTACGCGGTCGAGCTGTGCCAGGACGACTACCACTACCTGTACCACGGCACCTGCACCGCCATGGACAAGATCGAGCAGAAGAACTCCTGGTCACCCACGACCGCTGACTCGACCCCGGCCGGCTCCTACACCATGCGCGTGTGGCGCACGAAGTACGGGCCCGTGGAGTACCGCGCCACGGTCGGCGGCAAGAAGGTCGCCTACACCACCCTGCGCTCGTCCTACCTGCACGAGGCCGACTCGATCATCGGCTTCCAGATGCTGAACGACCCCGACTACGTCAAGGGCCCGAAGGACTTCCAGAGCGCGGTCCAGCACATCAACTACACCTTCAACTGGTTCTACGCCGACTCCCAGCACACCGCGTACTACAACAGCGGCGACAACCCGGTGCGGGCGAGCGGTGTCGACGCCGAGTTCCCCGTCTGGGCGCAGGCGGCGTACGAGTGGCGCGACTGGGACCCGGCGACCAACACGGCCGACTACACCCTGCCGTCCCAGCACCCCAACTCCGTCGACCAGGACTACTACATCTCCTGGAACAACAAGCAGGCCAAGGACTACACGGCCGCTCCCTGGGGCGAGGGCTCGGTCCACCGCGGCAACCTGCTCGAGGACCGGGTGAGGAAGCTGGTAGCGGCCGGCGGGGTGACCAGGCCGGCCCTCGTGAAGGCGATGGCGGACGCGGCTCTCGCGGATCTGCGCGCCGAGGACGTGCTGCCGAAGCTGCTGAAGGTCGTCAACAGCAGTACGGTGACGGACTCCACCGCCGCGGCGGCGGTCAGCAAGCTGCAGGCCTGGGTGACGGCGGGCGCCAAGCGCACGGAGACCTCGGCCGGGTCGAAGTCGTATGCCAACGCCGACGCCATCCGCATCCTGGACGCCTGGTGGCCACTGCTGGTGAAGGCCGAGTTCCAACCGGGCCTCGGCAGCGACCTGTACACCGCCTTCGGCAACAACCTGCCGATCGACGAGTCCCCGTCGGCCGCGCACGGCCCGACCGGCTCGCACGCCGGAAGCTCCTTCCAGTACGGCTGGTGGAGCTATGTCGACAAGGACATCCGGGCGGTCCTCGGGGAATCGGTGCAGGGCCCGCTCGCGCAGAAGTACTGCGGGGGCGGCAGCCTGAGCGCCTGCCGTGACATCCTGATCAGCACGCTGAAGCAGGCGGCGGGCATGACCGCGTCCCAGGTCTACCCGGGCGACGACCAGTGCTCCGCCGGTGACCAGTGGTGCGCCGACTCGATCGTCCAGCGCACCCTGGGCGGCATCAAGCACGGCAGGATCAGCTGGCAGAACCGGCCGACGTTCCAGCAGGTGGTGGAGTACACCTCGCACCGGTAG
- the soxR gene encoding redox-sensitive transcriptional activator SoxR produces MPQIPEKIHELTVGQLSARSGAAVSALHFYESKGLISSRRTAGNQRRYSRDALRRVAFVRAAQRVGIPLATIREALAQLPEERTPTREDWARLSVAWRSELDERIKQLSRLRDHLTDCIGCGCLSLETCVLSNPDDVFGERQSGSRLMVERRKR; encoded by the coding sequence GTGCCCCAGATCCCGGAGAAGATCCACGAGCTGACCGTCGGCCAGTTGTCCGCCCGCAGCGGCGCCGCCGTCTCCGCCCTGCACTTCTACGAGTCCAAGGGCCTGATCAGCAGCCGCCGCACCGCGGGCAACCAGCGCCGCTACTCCCGGGACGCACTGCGCAGGGTCGCCTTCGTACGGGCGGCGCAACGGGTGGGCATCCCGCTGGCCACGATCCGCGAGGCGCTGGCGCAGCTCCCGGAGGAGCGCACACCCACCCGCGAGGACTGGGCCCGCCTCTCCGTGGCCTGGCGCTCCGAACTGGACGAACGCATCAAGCAGCTGAGCCGCCTGCGGGACCACCTGACCGACTGCATCGGCTGCGGGTGCCTGTCCCTGGAGACATGCGTACTGTCCAACCCGGACGACGTGTTCGGCGAACGGCAGTCGGGCTCCCGCCTGATGGTGGAACGCCGCAAGCGGTAG
- a CDS encoding MaoC family dehydratase — MAEPRTFTSADELKAAVGEQLGYTDWLEIDQKRIDLFAEATGDHQWIHVDPEKAAQGPFGTTIAHGYLTLSLLPLFGPQLIKVEGVKMGVNYGTNKVRFPAPVPVGSRVRATATISGVEEVQGGVQVAVAFTVEREGGDKPVCVAESVARYYL, encoded by the coding sequence ATGGCAGAGCCGAGGACCTTCACGTCCGCCGACGAGCTGAAGGCGGCGGTGGGCGAGCAGCTGGGGTACACCGACTGGCTGGAGATCGACCAGAAGCGGATCGACCTGTTCGCGGAAGCGACCGGCGACCACCAGTGGATCCATGTGGATCCGGAGAAGGCGGCCCAGGGCCCCTTCGGGACCACCATCGCGCACGGCTACCTCACGCTGTCGCTGCTCCCGCTGTTCGGGCCGCAGCTGATCAAGGTGGAGGGCGTGAAGATGGGCGTCAACTACGGCACCAACAAGGTCCGTTTCCCCGCCCCGGTGCCGGTCGGCTCCCGGGTGCGCGCCACCGCGACGATCTCGGGCGTCGAGGAGGTGCAGGGCGGCGTGCAGGTGGCCGTCGCCTTCACCGTGGAGCGCGAGGGCGGCGACAAGCCGGTGTGCGTCGCCGAGTCGGTCGCGCGCTACTACCTCTGA
- a CDS encoding TetR/AcrR family transcriptional regulator, with translation MSTAEETAGGEMEPWAEVTPDAARRLLVAAVEAFAERGYHATTTRDIAGRAGMSPAALYIHYKTKEELLHRISRIGHDKALEILRTAARREGSATERLADAVSSFVRWHAGRRTTARVVQYELDALGPDARAEILALRRQVDAEVRGIVEDGVAAGEFDVLDVKGTTLAILSLCIDVARWFNVDGSRTPEEVGALYADLVLRMVGARK, from the coding sequence ATGAGTACGGCGGAGGAGACGGCCGGCGGCGAGATGGAGCCGTGGGCCGAGGTGACCCCGGACGCGGCCCGGCGGCTGCTGGTCGCCGCGGTCGAGGCCTTCGCCGAACGCGGCTACCACGCCACGACGACCCGTGACATCGCGGGCCGCGCCGGAATGAGCCCGGCCGCGCTCTACATCCACTACAAGACCAAGGAAGAGCTGCTTCACCGCATCAGCCGCATCGGTCACGACAAGGCCCTGGAGATCCTGCGCACGGCGGCCCGGCGCGAGGGCAGCGCGACCGAGCGGCTCGCCGACGCCGTGAGCTCCTTCGTCCGCTGGCACGCCGGACGGCGCACCACCGCGCGGGTCGTGCAGTACGAACTGGACGCGCTCGGCCCGGACGCCCGCGCCGAGATCCTGGCTCTGCGCCGTCAGGTGGACGCCGAGGTGCGCGGGATCGTCGAGGACGGCGTGGCCGCGGGCGAGTTCGACGTGCTGGACGTGAAGGGGACGACGCTGGCCATCCTCTCCCTGTGCATCGACGTCGCCCGCTGGTTCAACGTCGACGGGTCCCGGACCCCCGAGGAGGTCGGCGCGCTCTACGCCGACCTCGTGCTGCGGATGGTGGGGGCGCGGAAGTAG
- a CDS encoding YiaA/YiaB family inner membrane protein, translating to MSETPVRQQNTAAFYGQAVASFAIALVATAVGIFRLHADAWVRAFLGIAVLYLVTSAFTLAKVIRDRQEAGQIVSRVDQARLEKLLAEHDPFEKL from the coding sequence ATGAGTGAGACTCCGGTCAGACAGCAGAACACGGCCGCCTTCTACGGGCAGGCCGTGGCGTCCTTCGCCATCGCCCTGGTGGCCACCGCCGTCGGGATCTTCCGACTGCACGCCGACGCCTGGGTGCGCGCCTTCCTCGGGATCGCCGTCCTGTACCTGGTGACCTCCGCCTTCACCCTCGCCAAGGTGATCCGGGACCGCCAGGAGGCCGGGCAGATCGTCAGCCGGGTCGACCAGGCCAGGCTGGAGAAGCTGCTCGCCGAGCACGACCCCTTCGAAAAGCTCTGA